CATATCCCAAATTTCTCCCCGGAAAAACACATTGATACCCGCCTTTACCTTAGGATCTTTCAGGCGACCCAACATGGCATATTTTTTCCAGGCAGTCCGTTCGGAAATAGAACCGATATCTTTGGGATCAATATCCTTTGGATTCGCATAACCGTTGTAACCATTCCATTTGGTAGTCCAAGCATCACTTGGTGAAACAAAGGAAGGAACAGCCAAAAGTTCTGCTTCTGATTTTTTTAACTCTTGATACACTTCCGGAAACCAAGAATCGGCACAAACCATAGTATACAATTTCCCAAGAGAGGTTTGGTAGGTGGGATTTTCTTCTAACTTCCCTTCTTTCAAAAATTCTTTCTCTTCAATAATGGGAAATAGTTTACGAACGATTTGGTCATCCACTCGTCCATCGGGATGAAAATAAAAACTTACATTTTCTAAAGGGCCATCGGTCGGAGTGATTTTTCCTTCAATGACTTTGGGATGAGGAAGTACAATGGAACCCGCCACTATGGCTACCCGATACTCAAGGGCAAGCCGGACAAAAACAGATTGGTATCTGTCAGACATCTGCCATGCCTTCATCCGAAAGAGTGTCTCTTTTAATGTGTCTGAGGAATAAGATGTGCTAAAGAGATAATGCCAAAGGAAAGATCCTAAGTTTTGTTTTACTAGCAATTCCATCGCCTCTTGGATCGTAGTGGATGCAAAAATCGATTTGTCTTCGGCAGTGACCACAAGCCAAGTTCCCAAGTATTCCGGTAGGACTACGATACTGCGATCGACAAAGAGAAGTTCCTTCTCTTTTGCCATTTGAAAGTATTCACGTAAGGCGAGATAAAAACTATCTTCTGTTGCGTAGCTGTACTTACTTAGATAGGGTTCCATCCCTACAAAACTTCCACGTTTTCCCGATCCTTCTGTCTGGATGTATACCTTTGGTTTGGGAAGGAACTTCGTGATTTCCTCCTGAGTTACAACTTGCTTTTGGCACTGGATCGTAAAAAAGGTAAGGCTTACAAAAACGGAGAAAGAAACGGAAAAACGCATTCACCAAATCTACTACACATTTTCGTTTCAGACAATATTTAATTGTGTTCTTAGTTTTTTCTTTTATTTTGACCTTATTCTATGAAAGAGAAACCTGCTCCCAAAAAAATCGTTCTCGCTTACTCCGGTGGACTAGATACTTCCGTCATCTTGGCTTGGTTGAAAGATACCTACGGTTGTGAAGTCATTGCTTTTTGTGCCGATGTGGGTCAAAAAGAAGAGCTAACCGGTCTCGAAGAAAAAGGTAAAAATACCGGAGCTTCCAAAGTCTACATCCAAGACCTTCGTTTGGAATTCGCACGTGACTTTATTTTTCCCGCCATTCGCGGAAATGCAATTTATGAAATGCGTTATCTATTAGGAACTTCTCTGGCAAGACCACTCATTGCCAAAGCGATGGCAGAAGTGGCAACGAAAGAAGGTGCTGATGCTTTCTCTCACGGCGCCACAGGAAAAGGAAACGACCAAGTTCGTTTTGAGCTTACTTTCAAAGCCCTTTCACCAAATTTACAAATCATTGCCCCTTGGAGAACTTGGGACTTTGGTGGCCGAGCCGACCTCATTGAATATGCAAAGAAAAAAGGAATCCCTGTTCCCGTAACAGCCGCTAAACCATATAGCATGGACCGTAATTTAATGCACCTTTCCTTTGAAGGCGGAATTTTAGAAGATCCATTCAATGAACCCAAAGAAGATATGTTTATCTTAACGGTTTCTCCAGAAAAAGCTCCAGACAAACCAACTTACTTGGAATTGGATTTTGAAAATGGGGACTGTGTTGCAATCGACAGAAAAAAAATGAATCCACTTGAAGTGATGGAGACCTTAAACGATTTAGGTGGAAAAAACGGAGTCGGAAGAGTCGACATCGTAGAAAACAGACTCGTGGGTATCAAATCTCGCGGAGTGTATGAAACTCCTGGCGGAACCATTTTACATATTGCACACCGTGATTTAGAATCCATCACTCTCGATCGTGACACCCAACACAAAAAAGACGAACTCTCCCAAGAATTTGCTCGTTATATCTATAACGGCCAATGGTATTCCAACCAAATGAATGCTCTACGGGCCTACATGGATTACACTCAAAAGTATGTCAATGGCACTGTTCGTATCAAACTTTATAAAGGAAATTGTACTGTTGTGGGACGAAAATCCAATAAGTCTCTTTACAACGCAGGACTTTCCACTTTTGAAAAAGAAGAATTGTACAACCAGTACGATGCCGAAGGGTTTATCAATCTTTATGGACTTCCTATGAAAGAGTGGGCAAGGGTAAATAAATAAGATGAAAAATATCGCCGTATATCCAGGTTCTTTTGATCCGTTCACCAACGGTCATCTCGACATTATACGGCGAGCCCATCCGTTATTTGAAGAGATCATCATCGCTGTCGCCATTAACTCCAAAAAAAGCTCTCTTTTTTCACCAGAAGAACGGGTGGAAATGATTGGAAAGGTCTTTAAGGGTTGGGATAAAATCAAAATCGATACTTTTGAAGGACTTACAGTAGACTATTGTAAAGAAAAGAACTCACGTGTCATCTTACGAGGACTTCGGGCCGTCACAGATTTCGACTATGAATATGCAATTTCGCTTATGAATAAAAAATTAGCCCCAGAAATCGAAACTTATTTCTTAATGGCAGACAATGAGTACTCCTTTGTGTCCTCAACAATCGTCAAAGAAGTAGCAAGACATGGAAGAGCTGTATCCAATCAAGTCCCAGACATTGTGGGCGATGCCCTTACAAAAAAATTCTCCGTTTAAGGCGAAAATGAGGATACTATGAAAACACGTTCTTCTTTCTTTTACGGTTTCACCTTACTTCTGTTTGGTTCTCTTGGTTATTTCCTCTTACAAGCAGGAAGTCTGCTAGAAACTACTAAGACTATAGTTTTAGTACCGAATGGACATTTGGATACTGAGAATTTTTTTAACAGGTTCCACCACCCACTGGCTCTACTCTTTCTTCAGATCATCATCGTATGTGGATCGGCAAGATTTGTTGGGTATGTATTTTCACGTAAACTCAAACAACCTTCCGTTATGGGAGAAATTGTTGCAGGGATTTTACTTGGACCATCGTTACTCGGTTACTACTTCCCAGAAACCATGGGATTTTTGTTTCCACCGGCAAGTCTTCCCACTCTCGGAACACTCAGCCAAATTGGTTTGGTTCTTTTTATGTTCATCATCGGGATGGAACTAGACTTATCTGTTCTCAAAAACAAAGCTCATTCTGCCATCATCATAAGCCACGCAAGTATCATATTCCCTTTCTTTTTAGGGATGATCTTGGCTTATTATTTTTATACAGACTATGCTCCTGAAAATGTAGGATTTTTATCTTTCTCACTCTTCATGGGAATTGCCATGAGTATCACTGCCTTTCCTGTGCTTGCAAGAATCCTTCAGGAAAGAAATCTTACAAGGACACCACTCGGTGCTATGGTTCTCACCTGTGCTGCTGCCGATGATATTACCGCTTGGATCTTACTTGCGATCATTGTTACCATCTCCAAAGCCGGGAATTTGAATACAGCTCTATTTACCATTGGCTTATCTTTTGCATACATCCTAACCATGATTTATTTGGTAGCTCCCTTTCTCAAAAGGTTGGGTTCCATTTATATTTCACGTGAAAACCTAACACGAACGGCAGTGGCCCTTATCATGATGATTCTATTTCTTTCCTCACTCACAACAGAGGTAATAGGAATTCATGCGTTATTTGGCGCCTTCCTTGCCGGCGTGATTATGCCGGCCGAAGGAAACCTAAAAAAACTCATTGCTGAAAAAATCGAAGACATTGCGGTCATTTTGTTTTTACCGATTTTCTTTGTGATCACTGGACTCAGAACAGAAATTGGTCTTCTCAACGATTCTCATCTCTGGTTAGTTTTCGGTTTGGTGATCCTCGTTGCCGTAGTTGGAAAATTTGTGGGAAGTGCCTTTGCGGCAAAAATTGCTGGTTCCAACTGGGAAGACTCACTCTCCATCGGTGCCTTAATGAACACAAGGGGCCTTATGGAACTTGTGGTTCTCAATATTGGGTATGATCTAGGAATCTTAAGTCCAGAAATCTTTGCTGTATTTGTTCTTATGGCACTTGTGACCACTCTTTCCACAGGTCCACTCCTGGATGGAATTCAAAAGTTTTTCTCAAAGTCAGAAAAATCAATTCAGACAGAAAAACCAACGGATCGCAAGTTACGAGTGTTAGTGGCCTTCGCTCAAGAAAAAATGGGAAAAAGTTTGGTTCGTTTTGCTTATTCTCTTTCAGGAAACCAAAAGAAAAATTTAGAAATCACCGCCCTACACATTTCGCCAAACGATTCCCTTTCCAATGAAGAAATTCGTCGTTATCGCGATGCTAGTTTTGAAGCCATTCGCCAAACAGGCTCCAGTATGGGAGTCCAAGTCCAAACAGAATATCGCATTACAGACAATGTCACTTATGAAATTGTTAATTTTGCCAAAATCAAACATACAGACATTCTCCTTATTGGTGCTGCCAAACCATTATTTTCCCGAAGTTATACGGGAGGGAAAATCAAAGGGATTTTGAATTATTGCCCTGCAACAGTTGGGGTTCTTATCGACAATGGCCTTGAATCCTTGGACAAAATTGCCATTCTTCATAAAGGGGAAAAAGACCCAATCCTTGGTTTTGCCCAAAAACTAACCTCACTCAAAGGAATGAAGTCGAACAAAATCAAGGTGGAAGACCTAGTCCAACCAGAAACTGATTTGAATCCTTACCCAATTGCTCTGAATAAAATCACAGGATTTTCACTGATTCTCATTGATCTGAATGTTTGGGAAGAAATGGGATTTGAAAAAATGGATCTTCTCCCAACTTCTTTTCTTTTGGTTCGTTTTTTAGCCACCTAAAGATTCGATTGCTTTTTTCGGTTTCTCCAAGCTTTTGGAGATATGGAAAGAACTTTTATCATGCTTAAACCCGATGCTGTGAAAAACAAACACATCGGTGACATCCTTCAAAGAATTGAAAAAGAAGGATTTAAAATCCTAGGACTGAAATCCTTAAAACTCAGCCTCGAAGACGCAAAACAATTTTACGCAGTTCATGCGGCTCGTCCCTTCTACAATGACCTTTGTTCCTACATGGCTTCTGGCCCAATCGTTGCTTGCGCTCTAGAAAGAGACAACGCAGTAGCTCATTGGAGAGACGTCATCGGTGCCACTGACCCGAAAGAAGCAAAAGCGGGAACCATCCGTGCCCTCTTTGCAGAAAGCAAAGAAGCAAATGCGGTTCACGGTTCTGACTCTGTAGCAAACGCACTTCAAGAAATTGCGTTTTTCTTCAAAGGGTATGAACTTAACTAAGTTCGAACAAAAACAAAGATCGGTTCTTTAGGTAGAACCGGTCCTTTACCAAGTGCCAACTCACCTTTCAAATATTCTAAAAACCTCCAAACAACTCTTTGATTCTTTTTTTGAATCCTATACCAAAGAATTATTTTTTCCGAATACTCGCATAACAGAAGCTTGTTTGTATAGCCTCCGTGCTGGTGGAAAACGAATCCGACCCATTTTTGTAATCAATTCTTTTTTTAGCCCAACTGAACTGCCGTTAGAAACCAATCTTAAAAAACATAAGTCTGTTTATTTGGCTTCTCTTGCTGTGGAATGCATTCACACTTACTCTTTGATTCATGATGACTTACCTGCAATGGACAATGATGACACCCGACGTGGTTTACCTACTTGCCACATACAATTTGATGAGGCTACTGCCATTCTCGCTGGGGACACACTCAATTCTCTTAGTTTCTATCTTTTGTCTTTACTCGAGACCGCAGACCCCACTGCCATTCGTGATTCCATACAAATCCTTCACCAAGGTGCCGGCATCAGGGGAATGATCCTAGGCCAAATGGAAGATATCGAAGAAGAAAAAAATCCTAGCACCAAAGATCAAGAATCTAAACTCACTTCCATCCATGAAAAAAAAACCGGTGCTTTGATCGAAGCATCGTTTCTTTTGGGAAACCGACTCAGGCCTGATTGGGAAGAAAGAAAGGTAGTTATTTCAAGTTATGCGCAAGAAATCGGTTTATTATTCCAAATCACAGATGATATTCTGGATGTGGAAGGAAATCTTGAAGATCTTGGAAAAACCCCTGGCAAGGATGCTAAGGCTGGCAAACTCACCTACCCTGGTCTTTATGGAATGGAAACCGCTAAAAAGTTAAGGGATGAATCTGTCGCTAAAGCAATTTCTCTCATCTCCGACTTACCTTCCTTAAACAATGAATTCTTTTTAGGATTGCCTAAGTACATTGCCGAAAGAAAAAATTAGACTCGATGAATACCTCGTTCGCGAAGGTTATGCGATTGACATAAAATTTGCACAATCGTTGGTTCTCTCTGGCTCTGTCCTCGTAAACGATATTGTTGTTTCCAAAGTGGGAACCAATATATCACCTAAAGACAATGTTCGTACCAAAGAAAAAATCAAAACGTATGTATCTCGTGGTGCGTACAAACTTCTTGGAGCTTTTGATTCCTTTTCGGATGCCAATGTCCAAAACAAAACCTGTATTGATTTGGGTTCCTCTACTGGTGGGTTTTGTCAGGTGCTTTTAGAAAAAGGTGCCTCTCGTGTCATTGCCGTGGATGTGGGGTATGGACAATTGGCACAAAAAATTGCAAATGACCCGAAAGTCACGGTTTTTGATCGCACTCATTTAAAAGACCTGAAGATCACTCAGTTGGAACCTTTGACACCGGAAACTTGGATCACTATGGATTTGAGTTTTATATCACTAGTTCCTGTATTTGGATCACTCGTTTTACTCTTTCAATCTAGTCCGAAAATTGTCTGGCAAGGGATATCTTTATTCAAACCACAATTTGAAGTCCACCCCTCTCAATTAGAAAGGGGTGTTCTTAAAGATTCGCATAACATCGGATCTACGATAAGAACCATCTGGAGAAAGATTAAAAAATTAGATTCACATCTGAAATTTTTAGGACTTGCTGAATCTCCCATCCAAGGTGCTGACGGGAATCGAGAATTTTTGATTCGCTGGGAATGGAAAGGTTAGGACGAAATTAATTAAACAGCAAAACCAGAAACTGCTTCTTTTAGTTGGTCGGTAGTAAAAGGTTTCATTAGGTATGCATACGATGGGTTCTGGTTGATTCTTTGTTTGGCGGTATCATCCAAAAAACCTGTCAAAAATAATACGGGTACAGAGAACTGTTCTCTTAAAGACTCGGCCGTATCAATTCCATCCAAAGATCCTTCAAGATTGATATCCATTAGGATGAGATCCGGAACTTTTTCAGAAACAATTTGGAAGGCCTCATCCCCAGAAGGTACGACTGCAATCACATGAAAACCGAAGGATTCGATTTTCTGTTTGATATTGAGTCCGAGGAAGGGCTCATCCTCAACGATGAGGATGTTCTTTTTCGTCATATATGCTTTATTTTATAGGGGGGGGTCTGTTAAAAAGTAAAAATACTCTATGGCAGATAAAAGTATCAAACAACCCGAGAATGTACCAGGAAAATACTATGTCGACCAGACCTGTGTTCCCTGTAGCGACTGCATTAAGGAAGCCCCTAACTTATTACAATACAATGACGACGAAAGTCATATTTTCTTTAAAAACCAGCCCACAAACCAAACTGAGGAAAAGCAGGCAAAAGCAGCAATGGCAATGTGTCCTGTCGACGCAATTGGGGACGATGGTGAGTAATTAAGTATTGTAGAATATTCGGATATTTTTAGCAACTATCTCTGGTTTTTCCAAATGAATGGCATGCCTAACTTTCGGAATCCAAACTAGTTTACTTTTTTTAATATACGATTTCATTTTCTTCATCATAAAAGGGGGAGTGATTTCGTCTTCCGCACCAGCTAAAATCAGCGTTGGAACTTGAATACCTTTCATTTTCGAATCAAAAAAGATCTCATCTTCTCGACGTAAGGTGTTTTCTTGTAAATACTCATTGGGTTTTTCGTTCCATATAGTAACAAGTATATGGCGAAATAAATATCCGGGTTCAGGAAATTCCTCACCGTAAAGATAGCGAAGTAGTAAAATCACTTGTTTTTCTGTTTTGGGAAAAAGAATTTTACGCATTCTCTCACGTTCTGGATGAGGAATCCCACCAGGAGCAAGAAGAATTAACTTTTGAACTCTTTTATGGATATCTTGTAAAACTAAATGTTGGGAGGTAAGACCTCCCATGGAATGTCCCACTAAACAAATTTCCTTTAGTTCTAATTTCTCGAAACATTCGAGGAGTAAGTCAGCCCAAACATCAATTTGGTATAAATACTTTACTAACGGTAGCTTACTTTTTCCATAACCTGGTAAATCAAATACATAAAGTGGGTATCCATCATTTAACAGCTCTTTTATGACACGACGAAATCCGAAACTTTCATCTAGCAATCCATGTAAAAAAACAATTGGTTTTTTGTTGCCATTTCCAAATTTCCA
Above is a window of Leptospira wolbachii serovar Codice str. CDC DNA encoding:
- a CDS encoding argininosuccinate synthase gives rise to the protein MKEKPAPKKIVLAYSGGLDTSVILAWLKDTYGCEVIAFCADVGQKEELTGLEEKGKNTGASKVYIQDLRLEFARDFIFPAIRGNAIYEMRYLLGTSLARPLIAKAMAEVATKEGADAFSHGATGKGNDQVRFELTFKALSPNLQIIAPWRTWDFGGRADLIEYAKKKGIPVPVTAAKPYSMDRNLMHLSFEGGILEDPFNEPKEDMFILTVSPEKAPDKPTYLELDFENGDCVAIDRKKMNPLEVMETLNDLGGKNGVGRVDIVENRLVGIKSRGVYETPGGTILHIAHRDLESITLDRDTQHKKDELSQEFARYIYNGQWYSNQMNALRAYMDYTQKYVNGTVRIKLYKGNCTVVGRKSNKSLYNAGLSTFEKEELYNQYDAEGFINLYGLPMKEWARVNK
- a CDS encoding carbon-nitrogen hydrolase family protein, producing MRFSVSFSVFVSLTFFTIQCQKQVVTQEEITKFLPKPKVYIQTEGSGKRGSFVGMEPYLSKYSYATEDSFYLALREYFQMAKEKELLFVDRSIVVLPEYLGTWLVVTAEDKSIFASTTIQEAMELLVKQNLGSFLWHYLFSTSYSSDTLKETLFRMKAWQMSDRYQSVFVRLALEYRVAIVAGSIVLPHPKVIEGKITPTDGPLENVSFYFHPDGRVDDQIVRKLFPIIEEKEFLKEGKLEENPTYQTSLGKLYTMVCADSWFPEVYQELKKSEAELLAVPSFVSPSDAWTTKWNGYNGYANPKDIDPKDIGSISERTAWKKYAMLGRLKDPKVKAGINVFFRGEIWDMKASGDAFLSLGGKPVLNVVKEEKNQGRMYVLFL
- a CDS encoding response regulator; protein product: MTKKNILIVEDEPFLGLNIKQKIESFGFHVIAVVPSGDEAFQIVSEKVPDLILMDINLEGSLDGIDTAESLREQFSVPVLFLTGFLDDTAKQRINQNPSYAYLMKPFTTDQLKEAVSGFAV
- the coaD gene encoding pantetheine-phosphate adenylyltransferase; protein product: MKNIAVYPGSFDPFTNGHLDIIRRAHPLFEEIIIAVAINSKKSSLFSPEERVEMIGKVFKGWDKIKIDTFEGLTVDYCKEKNSRVILRGLRAVTDFDYEYAISLMNKKLAPEIETYFLMADNEYSFVSSTIVKEVARHGRAVSNQVPDIVGDALTKKFSV
- a CDS encoding alpha/beta fold hydrolase, whose protein sequence is MGGTPCFVGMGGHKIFYWKFGNGNKKPIVFLHGLLDESFGFRRVIKELLNDGYPLYVFDLPGYGKSKLPLVKYLYQIDVWADLLLECFEKLELKEICLVGHSMGGLTSQHLVLQDIHKRVQKLILLAPGGIPHPERERMRKILFPKTEKQVILLLRYLYGEEFPEPGYLFRHILVTIWNEKPNEYLQENTLRREDEIFFDSKMKGIQVPTLILAGAEDEITPPFMMKKMKSYIKKSKLVWIPKVRHAIHLEKPEIVAKNIRIFYNT
- a CDS encoding ferredoxin, whose product is MADKSIKQPENVPGKYYVDQTCVPCSDCIKEAPNLLQYNDDESHIFFKNQPTNQTEEKQAKAAMAMCPVDAIGDDGE
- a CDS encoding polyprenyl synthetase family protein, with the translated sequence MPTHLSNILKTSKQLFDSFFESYTKELFFPNTRITEACLYSLRAGGKRIRPIFVINSFFSPTELPLETNLKKHKSVYLASLAVECIHTYSLIHDDLPAMDNDDTRRGLPTCHIQFDEATAILAGDTLNSLSFYLLSLLETADPTAIRDSIQILHQGAGIRGMILGQMEDIEEEKNPSTKDQESKLTSIHEKKTGALIEASFLLGNRLRPDWEERKVVISSYAQEIGLLFQITDDILDVEGNLEDLGKTPGKDAKAGKLTYPGLYGMETAKKLRDESVAKAISLISDLPSLNNEFFLGLPKYIAERKN
- a CDS encoding nucleoside-diphosphate kinase: MERTFIMLKPDAVKNKHIGDILQRIEKEGFKILGLKSLKLSLEDAKQFYAVHAARPFYNDLCSYMASGPIVACALERDNAVAHWRDVIGATDPKEAKAGTIRALFAESKEANAVHGSDSVANALQEIAFFFKGYELN
- a CDS encoding TlyA family RNA methyltransferase, with protein sequence MPKEKIRLDEYLVREGYAIDIKFAQSLVLSGSVLVNDIVVSKVGTNISPKDNVRTKEKIKTYVSRGAYKLLGAFDSFSDANVQNKTCIDLGSSTGGFCQVLLEKGASRVIAVDVGYGQLAQKIANDPKVTVFDRTHLKDLKITQLEPLTPETWITMDLSFISLVPVFGSLVLLFQSSPKIVWQGISLFKPQFEVHPSQLERGVLKDSHNIGSTIRTIWRKIKKLDSHLKFLGLAESPIQGADGNREFLIRWEWKG
- a CDS encoding cation:proton antiporter domain-containing protein, whose translation is MKTRSSFFYGFTLLLFGSLGYFLLQAGSLLETTKTIVLVPNGHLDTENFFNRFHHPLALLFLQIIIVCGSARFVGYVFSRKLKQPSVMGEIVAGILLGPSLLGYYFPETMGFLFPPASLPTLGTLSQIGLVLFMFIIGMELDLSVLKNKAHSAIIISHASIIFPFFLGMILAYYFYTDYAPENVGFLSFSLFMGIAMSITAFPVLARILQERNLTRTPLGAMVLTCAAADDITAWILLAIIVTISKAGNLNTALFTIGLSFAYILTMIYLVAPFLKRLGSIYISRENLTRTAVALIMMILFLSSLTTEVIGIHALFGAFLAGVIMPAEGNLKKLIAEKIEDIAVILFLPIFFVITGLRTEIGLLNDSHLWLVFGLVILVAVVGKFVGSAFAAKIAGSNWEDSLSIGALMNTRGLMELVVLNIGYDLGILSPEIFAVFVLMALVTTLSTGPLLDGIQKFFSKSEKSIQTEKPTDRKLRVLVAFAQEKMGKSLVRFAYSLSGNQKKNLEITALHISPNDSLSNEEIRRYRDASFEAIRQTGSSMGVQVQTEYRITDNVTYEIVNFAKIKHTDILLIGAAKPLFSRSYTGGKIKGILNYCPATVGVLIDNGLESLDKIAILHKGEKDPILGFAQKLTSLKGMKSNKIKVEDLVQPETDLNPYPIALNKITGFSLILIDLNVWEEMGFEKMDLLPTSFLLVRFLAT